Part of the Pelmatolapia mariae isolate MD_Pm_ZW linkage group LG3_W, Pm_UMD_F_2, whole genome shotgun sequence genome is shown below.
tgtaaaaacaaaaagtgccaaattatatacacaaagtcaTAAGAATCACCACCCCTGTTCatcatgattttaatatttttgcccATAAGAAAAACATCTTGAACAAATATGACACACTAATATTTCACTAGTGTTGTAACATCACATGTTACAACACTAGTTGTAACTTGTGTAGTCACAACTAGTGTTGTAACATCACATTACTAGTTCTGTTTTTCAGTGGGTAGGAGGGGTTATAAAAAGCCGTGTATAAGGGAAAGTGTTTTGGGTTAAAGCTAAACCAACGCAGAGTTATTCCTCAATCTTTAACAAACGTGAAAGTGGACAATAGATATTATACAAGGAATCTTTAAGGAATTTTAATTGTCTTTAATACATTAGTTTAAGCTCGGTGagttctgttttgtatttcctCTGAATATCAACATGAACCCTCAACACACATCACATTAAAAATTATCTCTGCTTCTTCTCATTGACTGTTGTTGACTACAACTTTTTCTGTCACTGTATGTGATGTCATCATCTCCAACTCCTCCCCTGTCAGACAAAAAGAACCAGAATGAACAGCAGAATAATTTACTGTTTTATAATCATACTGTGAGAATGTGTTTAAAGGATTTATGAATATCACATTAAAATAATTCACATAATTTCATTCTGAGAAACAAAACCTTAAAGAGACACTGCTCAGTCTCACTTTCAGATTTCCTTTGAACTTGCCgtctcaccagcagaaccagtaacaccagtagaaccacaacacagactgatTTAAGAAATGACACAGTGAGAACAAGAGAGAAGAGTGATGGAGAGACACAGGTGGAACCAGgaggaggtgtggatgtaggtggaggtgtggtggtgtgtttgcctaaaataaagcaaacacagtcattaagttgtcgtcacattgtgaatgttgaaagctgcagaaacacagacaggtgagtgtgtcacctgtgacagtgatccagctggatggagactctccatgaccgctgatgtcacacttgtagaggccttcatcagacctggaaacatgctggatggtcatgtgacctgcaggctgcttcctgatgagggagccatctttatagaaagcagctgggaggttggagaaGGTGGTcattgttttacagagcagagtgacgtcatctccctccatcacagggaggacaggactctgcaggatcactgatccacctcaacacagagacaaactacagcatttcatccatttacacacagcttcatcaacactaactccacacactcagcttaccagtgactgtcaggttaaccatgttactgatgggaccctctctggactcacaccagtaaactccactgtccaAATGGAATGCAACAATGTCACAAGTGGAACCAGCTGGTTTTCCCCACCCATCTGTtccacactgagtcctctgttctctgcttgtgtttctcctcagagtccatccagcagagctgtcgtcctcctcacagctcagagacacagagTCATAgtcaaagaactgagagctgctgggactcacagtcagacgagctgtgagggttacAATGAAAAACCGATGATCTGTTATACTTTCCATTGTGAAACATGAACACAATCAGGTCATATCAGTGAGCATTtatcaggtttaaactgtgacagaagaaggttactgaccttggtttgttgtgcagctcagcagtgagatcagaactaaagaggaAAGGTTGGTTTTAGTTTTCACAAACAAATCAATATTTCATCAGTCAGTCAAGTGATAAGTCATATTTTCTTCTGTACTGCTGTGTCCGATAAAGAGAAGAGATTCTGTGGTGTCAGTGTTGACTAAAATGTTCCTTTAAAGTCTAATTAATGCTTCATGTCAAAATGTGAAATTTGTCAAATGTCATGACTGCAGTCAGACATGAATCACATCCCTAGACCcaaaaaacagaacactgaTAGGAATTAACTCAACATAAAACACTATTTTCGAGATCAGACAAAGTCTTTAAATTAATGTACTTTTATAACAGTGTGTCAGAGATCAGTCATTGTAGTCTAACATCTAACTTTGTGGTACAGAttattatttagatttttatgttttgttaatGAATGCTGCTTATGTTGTATGTagacattttaatttttctgcTCCTGAGCAGAAACAAGCAGTCTTGATCTTCATCTGAGGATGGAGGAATTTTTGTATTATTGATAAATAGgcaagattttttatttttgttaatataGTTCTACTTTTTCGAGCTATAGACCTTTTGTATGCATTGAGTAAAAGACATCACAAGTAATAGTAAATGTATGTCCACAGTAcagttctgtttttaaaatcactaaattgctaaattcagtttttcacaaccTTTTTTTGTGTAAGATGCTCAAACTTCCTCTTCACAGCTGAAATGTGTCTACTTTGTGTTTTAAACTTGCTTTAAATTCTGTTTCACTTCTTGTTTATGtcattttctttcatctgtCATCAATCAACAATCACAAAATCTGTGAAAATAAACTTTAGGTAACCTTAAGAGGTTTTTACTTACTCAGCAGACATTGCagagatgtttccttcatcgttCCTCTCAGTGATGTGATGTCTTCTTCATTTACGGAAAATGAATCCCCGCCCTCTTGCTCTGTGCactcctgctttttcttttaggctttctttcttgtttttttttttttttttaatcttgaaaCTACCTgtgcaaacacatttttataacaAAACCTAtgttttaaaatcaaatgatctcTAGCAGTATGTATGGAAACGTGGATATTCTCAGCTCTGTTTTAGTCACTCTGTGTcaaatgaaacatgaaacaaCATGGGCAGCTTTCTTCAGGACATTTTGAAGAAAGTCTCTTGGTGACACTCTACGATTGGAGGGGGGACTCCCAGCAGCTGGAAACCACCAgaaagctggaagcagcaatTCTAAGTGACCGTATCTATAGGCTCCTCACTGAATTTGAGTGTGGTACTTTCATAGTTTACCCAAGTCCATGATTACTGCAAAGTGGAAGTAGAGGAGCCACAGCAACAAAGACCACATAAAGTTTCACAGTAGGTTTGCCAAACGCTGACGCAAATAGTGTGTGAAAGTTGCCAGATGCTGTTAGAACAAGGAAACCAAGCCTTTCTTAACAATGGTACTGTTCTGCATCCAAGTACCAAACTCAAATCTGATAtattgcagttttgttttgctttaaaatCAGAAATGGACGAATACAAAATGTATCCTTACAGAGCAGAATTTCGATAATGTAGCTGAGGCAGTGATAACATAGTATCCATGCTTAAAGGAGCAAGGCTCAGTCACCAGCTATTAAGCATGGACAATCTGCCTGAattacaaaatggcaaactagACTAAGGAACATCGCCTGAAATTTTGGGTTAGGGGAGTATGGTTAAGAAGGGCTTTAATTTAGATAATAATAGTTGAAGCTTATTCGTTTATAGTACGTTTTGGAAATATGTATGTTTGTTATGAGCTCTAATGTTATTGTatgtctgtttgtgtggagggtagtgatgtgcggatcgatcctgaaatatcgattcctccgatgccaatcatttatgttctagaatcgattctgacattaaaatatcgatattttagtaatttagggtaaatttttagtttatcattaacaggaacacagtggaaactataacattcggattgtctacattcaaaggaactacttcctcttccgcctttcatagtcatgtgcgaaatacggctgtataaatgtctcGCAGCCCCGTGCGCACTcgcaacaatggctgagcgtaattgagcggacgtattttacctccacaaacagctgagacgttgtttgcgatacatgtggcaaaaaagtgaggtgttgtggccatACTTGTCAACCTTGAGATCTCAGAATTGGGGAGAAattcaaaagggctgttggggGGGATGgccataaatacattttacagtgtttatttatcagataaaatataaccaagcacaccattgtttttcttgttacattaccaataagtttgatgtgtcacatgtagggatgggtattgataagattttcacgattccgattccattttcgattctgtttaatgattcgattctttatcgattctcttatcgattcttttttttaaaaaggagaacactagaactttgttttatagcTTATCTTTGAACAAGAattttaggagtaacatggccttacaaacccaacagtgagatcttaagcgatccacagcctacggctcttcaatggggtgtcacagggtcccccgGGAAAATTGTAAacgtaaaataataaaataaatattcttctgtagcaataacaaagtataacataaattattctgtagcaattacacaagaatattcAGTAATGCCCCTgtctacaattaaacacattcacttaccgaaaatcgggggcatctgctgtgcaaatgggtgcaagcctttgaccacaaacttagtcactgctcggtgacattcctctatcctggcctgaaaggagacgctaccggtagactgcagcgagaactgccagcatctgagccagccagactctgtctctctcatcacggTCACCTAagtgcacagtaatggcaggttttgtaataaagcagatcgcgctaacataatatggaCTGTTAGTTGAtcatttacctgccgcattaacgggagaggacgtgcaaacgttaccgctgctgctgggttgagattcacgagtccggagcggaattaaaaacacgacattaaTTTAAgttcatcgcgtgttttgtgagcaaatgcttttgcatattcgtagtgtttcctcccttaaatgaaatatctactttgcaagtattgcaagttgccctgttgtcatctgttctcataaagtataaccaaacttttgagcgtttgagccgctaAGGTGCCATTATTCCTGCCaagtaaatgacgctccgcaacgtggtgacgtcattcggggcgacggGAATCGAtgagggaatcgtttgcaaaaatggaaaacaatTGCAAGGAATTGAAACCGTGGGAAtggtttcgatacccatccctagtcacaTGACCCTCTtaatattgaaaaaacaaaaattgtatccaagatggccgacttctaaatggccaccatggtcaccacccatcttgaggagtttgccccctctaatatactaatgtgccacaaacaggactttaatatcaccaaccattcccatgttattacgatgtatccatataaatggcccaccctgtagattaACTTGTGAAGCATCTGCACCTGCTGCTATGATCACATTGAGTAGAAGGTGAGTGGCTGCACTTACACCTGGTGCATCCAAATCTACCCACAAACATTTTGAAAGATGCAATGTCAGCAATGTGGATTGTTAACACTGAAAACAATCACTAAGCAAAGACCACAGGGATcaattgtttctgtttatttagcacCCACAACATGGTAGAATGgtattgatcagtggtctttgatcagtggatTTTGGTCAgcgattgttgatcaatggtcatgagaatttgcataattatgattaaggaactgacctcccagcccattgttccttcagtgggctggtttcagtcattatgcaaatgtacttataataaggtttggggaaacctgcagtcagctgagactgaagaagtcacttggatgagtgacgaaacgtttcttgCACAAAACGTTACCtctgttaggatgcctgggtcgttgacccagggcttttgagtttattatattatttatcatttctagtctttggtttctttgagttccgtcttatggtttatgtctctgtgttctaTAGTTGCGGTCTCCCCTGTTGGCTGTATCCCCTTGTTAAGttcgcgtctctgtgttatgtttcctgttttactttggaagTCCGTGTTTCATGTTAGtatatctggttttgcttctcTTGTCTCGTTAGttctgatttgccccagctgtgtttccctcctgttacccattccctgattgctccctctgtgtatttgagccctgtgtttctttgtgtctgtgtcgCGATCTACTGTTTACctagctgtgtgttctgtcagtcctctggtttaagtttattttgatttttcccAGGTATGTTATATTTTGAGTCTTAAATTAAAGCTATTTTGAGTTCATGACTGTCTCCGGGGTCTGCACCTTGGGTCCTATTCctgtctgcacacagccattcataacaatgtccagatgaacagaatcaacttttggagatatgtGAACTATAATTTCTCTGttggtaaaaaaagaaaaaaaagaattctctGTTGGTGCATCAAAGTGACATGTCACCCAGCGATGTTGAAGTAACCCAGTCAATGTGCTTCCATCTGAGGTATTGATTTTGTtattagagcagggcgatatgaccaaaaatatttatcacgatatacatttgaaaatttgcgataacgatataactgacgatataattgacactagacaaaatactttacaactccacaactttattagtgcaaaaaaccccatcagtgtattttcacttaaacaagcagctgttttttatgtgcattaaagttatataaaaatgtaacagtgcaaattccttgctgacagtttaaccaaaaggcatttccagcgTTTCCTCAGTATAACCATGTAGAATATCCATAAAACttaaagaggttatacacacacacacacaatacggtaatattatgttgaagcacagtacgtatcactctgcGAGGcgcctgcctacgatagccgtaatactctgacaatccatcaagcagtgcggcttcatagcttagcaaagttgtgctaaaacatttgacagattttctgGAGGCGGTGACATCGGTGGTGCTGATGGGCCCTCGCAGGGAGGCGGTGACATCGGTGGTGCTGATGGCCCCTCGCAGGAAGCCGACAAGTTCTTCAGTTTTGCTGGGACCCTCTCCTCAGGCTGGAAGTAGTGTCTTAGTTGGTCAATGTTGACTTTCAGAGTCCTCTTGCCCTTCTCTGACACCAAGTCAGCACTTTTACTGTCCAGCTTCACAATCTTCAAGGGTCTCAGCATATCAGCATCCAGTTTACCACCTTTTCTCTGTTCTTGCCTCGCATTTTTGTGCAAAACCAGGTCTCTCACCTGAAAGCCATTCTCCCCTTTTTGCCTTTCCCCTGCGGATTTTGTcttgggtgattttaacatttttggtTACGTCAGCATATACGACCTCCAGGGTTTGTAGGCCCTCACACACGTCTTCATTTGAAATGATTTTAGGGACCATGTCTTCTGTAATCTGCCAAAAAAGAATGACTGAGTAACTGGATTAGGATTGAGACATTTCCTTTCTTGTAAATTACACCATTTTACCTTGTATTCCTTTGTGATCTCCGATGGATACCTTCCCTCTCTGCCAAACATGAGGAAATATGGGCTGTATTTTGTAGTCAGCTGCTTTTTTGTCCTCAGTCCAAACATGGTCGACTGCAGACATTTGTCCCAGTTCTTGGGCTCTTCACTCATCAGTTTATTGAGGGATCTGAAATTCGAATGCAAAAGAACAATATACTAAATAGCCAGCGTTGTGACATAGTTACAGCacaaaatataaatgacagtATTGTACCTCTGGATTGTGCCATTTAATCTTTTCACCAGGCCACTTGTTTAGGGATGGAATGGTGAGCAGAGGCTTCTTTGGATGCCCAGGGTTTTACACAAGCCATAGTTGACCTTGAAGTGGTGATCACATTAGTCATCTCTGAGCCCGGTCTGTTAGCAGTTTTAGGTGCacaaaatttgcaaaaaaaaaataaaaaaaaatccagactaCAATTGGTGACCTCatctgcagttttgtttttcagtgggTAGGTCTCTGCCCATTTGGTGAAATAGTCAACCATTACACAAATATACTGATTACCACCATCCGTTAAGGTTAGTTTACCCACAAGATCCATTTCAACGAGCTCAAAGGGCTCCGTGAcctgtgaggggaaaaaaaacatgttacttTTGATGTATTTGGACAGTATCTAATATTCTGTCCGTGGTGCTGTACCTCGATTGGAATGTATCCTTTCTTTTCCTTAATATTGGGCCGCTTACACTGGCATTGTGGGCTCTGAGCAACCTATTGACAAATAAAGTAACATTATATGCTAATAATCAGTAAAATGCCTTAGAGCTGTATGTAATATGGGTTAGACAGGAGCAAGAAAgtacaaacaaaagacaaaaaaacaacaacagaaaaacaaacaaacaaaaaaagggggatTTTCAAAATGAGCTTGAGGATCATTCAGACAAAATGTGCTCCCCCGTTTTTTAATGTCCCCCTCCATACCAGGCCAGTAATAGCGTGCCATGATAACACTGTGGGTCTTCTCCCATCCACGGTGTCCACCAAAGTGGCTGGAATGAAATTCCTCAAAAATGTCATTTGCCTCATTGGCAGAGCAGACCACTTTCGCCAGGTGCTCAGTTTTGTTCTTCTGCCTGCATATATAATACAGACTTCCATCTACATTAAGCATGTAAAGcaagacaagaaaaaacagaaaaaaataaactatcacaTGAAAGCACAATACTACACTCTGATGGTTTACATGACATTATCCACTGTACTCAGCATTTATCCTGAAGGTCTCAGCTCTTCTCTTGATTGTAAATCGTTCCCTGCTGGCTGATCCTTCAAGATAGCGATTATGGAGTTTGAACTCCAGAAGCTCACTCACAATTTTGGGATCCATTTCCCTCACCTGCACCTGTCCACCTATCTACCTACTCCACTgtaccacaaacacacagacacaccacaCAA
Proteins encoded:
- the LOC134617791 gene encoding low affinity immunoglobulin gamma Fc region receptor II-like yields the protein MKETSLQCLLILISLLSCTTNQARLTVSPSSSQFFDYDSVSLSCEEDDSSAGWTLRRNTSREQRTQCGTDGWGKPAGSTCDIVAFHLDSGVYWCESREGPISNMVNLTVTGGSVILQSPVLPVMEGDDVTLLCKTMTTFSNLPAAFYKDGSLIRKQPAGHMTIQHVSRSDEGLYKCDISGHGESPSSWITVTGKHTTTPPPTSTPPPGSTCVSPSLFSLVLTVSFLKSVCVVVLLVLLVLLVRRQVQRKSEREELEMMTSHTVTEKVVVNNSQ